The following is a genomic window from Motilibacter rhizosphaerae.
AGTCGAGGCAGCCGAAGTACGCGTTGCTCGGGTCCATGGCCTCCTCGAGGCGGTCACGGCCTGCACCCGAGCCGTCGGGGCGGATCCCGGCGCCGGCGGCGACGCCCGCGTTGCCGGCGTAGGAGCAGCCCGCGGCGCTGCCGTTGGTGTCGAAGGCACCGCCCTTGGCCGACCAGTTGCCGATGACCGGGACGCCGCCCACCTTGACGTTGTTGGCGATGTCGGTCATCAGCTCCTCGGTGGTGTCCGAGCCGCCACCGTTGAGCGCGTACGGGTAGGCGCTCGAGGAGGTGTCGGGGTCCGCGTTCGCGACACCGGTGACCGCCATGGCGGTCGGGACGGCGACGACGCCCGCGACGAGCGCGAGCACAGTGCGCGCGACGAGCTTCATGTGCGATGTCCTTTCGGTTCGTTCCGGGCCCGCCGTGGGCCCGGAGCTGCGCCGGAGACGTGCTCCGGCGCTCCCTGGTGGTGCAGGGGGAGGGGCGTCACCTGCGGCGGGCGGGCACCCGGCGCAGGGCCTGGCTCGTCGTCCCCGCGAGGAGGGCGACCAGCAAGCAGATGAAGAGGGCGAACCTGATCCCGCCGACCTTGGTCGCCGGGGTCGTCGCGGAGACGAGCTGCACCTCGGGCTGCGGGGTCGCCGTTGCCGTCGGTACTGGACTTTGTAGTGAGGTGGGCTTTCCCGAGGGCGTCGGGGTCGCTCGGGAGCCGCTAACCACAGGTGAACTTCCGGTGCCGCCGGACGGGTGGAAGGGCGTCCCGGGATGCGACGCCGGCGACGAGGGGCGGGCCGACGTCGCGAGAGTGTGGCTCGGCGACGGCGACGCAGTGGCAGAGGACGTGGGGCTCGTCGACACCGTCGGGGCGGCGGAGGGCGTGGTTGCCGAGACCGTCGTGCTGGCAGGCGGATCGGCGGTGACCGAGGGGCTCGGCTTCGCTGCGACGCCCGCCACTGCCGTACTCGCCGGGCTCGAGGAGGGCGCCGGAGTCACCGCCCTGCTCGTGCTCTGCGGGGCAGGTGTCGGCGACGCCGTACGCGTCACGGTCGAGCTCGGCGTGGGTGTCGGGGTCGAAGTCGGGTCGGGCGCCACACCCGCCTCGTCCCGGATCTCCTCGGCCGCGACGACCGCCTCGGACTTGAGCTCCTGCGTCAGCGGGAGGTACCCCTCCGGAAGCTGGCCGACGGAGGGTCCCTGCTCCTGGCCGTGGAACGCGCTGTACTGCAGCAGGTCCGCGTACGCGTCCCCCTCCTCCGGCGTGATGCGGGAGGGCACCGTCGCGACGTACTGCGGCACCGTCAAGGGGTACGCACCGGCGACCGCTGTCGAGGGGTCGGGCACGAGGACGCCGTTGTCGTCGGTGTCCATCCCGTCCACGGCCGCCTGCAGGGAATGCGCGTCGGGTGCCACGAAGTCCCCGTGGGCGTTGAGGAGCTGGGCACTGCGCAGCCCGAACCGCGCCGCGCTGACCGTGTCGGTGAGGACCAGCTCGGCCCGCCGGCCGACGAGGTCGCGCGGTGCCGACCCGAAGCCGGAGAAGAAGTCGGCCCGGAAGTTGTCGACCGGGTTGAACGTCCCTCGCTTCGGGTCACCCTTCGCCGCCGCGATGGCCGCGGCCTCGAGGTTCGCGGCGTACTTGTTGTAGTCGATGCCGCACAGCGGCGGGACCGCGGGGCGCGTGTCCACGTCGGCGCACCACGGGTCGGGCTTCGGGAAGTCGTCCCGTGCCTGCAGCGCGTTCTTGAACGCCGGGTTCACCTTCATCCCGTGCTCGTCCGGCTGGCCCGACAGGAAGGCGCGGGCGGAGGGGTCCGCCAGGACCCACTGCCAGAGCTCGCCGTACTCGTTGGCCCGGCCGAAGGGGACGACGAGGTTCGTCAGCGAGTACTGGTGCTGGTAGTCGAGGGCGGCGAGATCGGGGTTCAGCGCCGTGAACTCGGGATCGTCGAGCAGGCCGAGCCGTGCGCCCTTGAGGTTCGGGTCGTCGTGCTGCGGGTCGTCCGCGCTCCGCACGTCGAGGCGCGACGGTGGCATGGACCCGCGGTAGGACTGGGTCAGCAGCTTCGCCACGAGGCGCGGTGTGAGCTTCAGCTGGGTGACGAGCTCCCCGTTGTGGTCCAGCTGGTCCTGCGGGGTGCCCTGCACGCCGCCGTCGGCGTCGAAGTAGAGGTCGCTGTAGTAACGGTCGATCAGGAAGACGATCGAGAGGCTCGCGACGGCCACCGGCGCGTACACCGTGTCGGACGGGGCGCCGGGCACCGAGCGCGTGACGGCCTGCAGCCCCGGGTCCTTCGCCGAGGTGACCGAGCTCTCGCGGATGAGGTCCGCGGTGGACAGGTAGGAGTACGACCGGCCGGTGGAGGAGCAGAGGCTCGAGGTCCACGACGATGCTGCCGCCGCGAGCAGCGGGCTGCCGGTGATCGAGGTCTTCGTCGCGCTGCGGGCGCAGGACGAGGAGAGCGAGGAGAAGTCCAGCGGGATGAACATCGCGTTCTTCCACACGGACCAGGCGAACGGCGACTGGGCCCCGTCCGTGCGGCTGGTCGGCACTCCCCTGGGCACGACGGCGATCCAGCACTTCGGCACCACGCCTGACGCCCTGGCCTGCCCGCAACCGAGGGAGCTGTTCTCCAGCCCGGTCTGCACCTCGAAGGGCATGGAGCCGGTGCCGTCGACGGCGCTCGGCGCGTAGTCGATCTCGTTGGTGATCTGCTGGTCGAACCACGGGTTGTCGACGTCGCTGTTGCCGCTGCCGTCGTACGCCGTGCCGCTGACCGGCTTGAACGGCACGAACCCGTCGTTCGCCTCCTGCGAGCCGTGGAGGTCGAGCGCCCACGCGTCGTGCTGCGCCTGCAGGGCGCGCGCGTTGGCAGCCTTGTCCTCGTCCGAGGTCGCCCCCGGCTTGAAGCCGACCAGGGTGGGCTTCACGACCTTGCGGAGGTACGCGCTCGCGGACGCGTAGTACCCGCCCGGCACGCTCGACGCGTTGCCGGCGTAGGTACTGCCGAAGGCGCCGAAGTAGCACTGGTCCCGCAAGGTGTCGCGGTCGGCGTCCGTGCTGACCTGCTGCAGCGAGGGATCGCTCCAGCACTGCATGATCTGCAGGTAGTCGGTGGGCCCGGACTGGTTCTGGGTGTCGCTCTGGCCCAGGCCCTTCCACGAGACGTCGACGACCTGGTGCCCCAGCTGCTGCGTGCGGTCCACGCTCACGCTGAGTCCGGCGAAGGACCCGCTGCCGCGCACCGTCACCGAGGAGTCGCTCGCGCTGTCGGCCCGGGCGGTGCTGATCGTCATCCCGGGGACCGCGAGCCCGACCGCCAGCGCCGCGGCCAGGACGACGCGGGCACGGCGCAGGGCAGGGGTCCTCACGACGACCTGCGCTTCGAGACGAGCCGCGCGACGAGCGGAGGTGCCGCGACCGTGAGCACGAGCGTCAGCGCCAGCAGGGCGATGAGGGCGTTGGTGCCGACCCCGCCGCTCAGGCTGGTCGACGTCGAGACGGGTACGGCGCCGGCGAGGACCGTGCCTCCCCCTGCCACCGTCCCGGAAGCACCGGCGACGGCTCCGGCAGCAGCGCTCGCCCCGGCGGTCCCGACCGTTCCGCCACCGGTCGCGCTGCTCCCGGTCGCTGCGCTCACCGGGACGGTCTTCACCTCACCGGTCTCGGGGTCGACCACGGTCTTGGTCGGGCTGCCCGCGGCGGCACCGCCCCCGCCGGAGCCGGAGCCGCCCCCGGTCGGGACGGTCTTCACCTCACCGGTGTTCGGGTCGACGACGGTCGTGGTCCCCCCGGCCGCGCCCGTGGTCCCAGGCTTCGCCCCGGCGACCGTGCCGCCCGCCGCAGCACCACCGGCGCCCGCGGCCGCCCCGCCCGCAGCAGTCCCTCCACCTGGTGCGGCTCCGCCTGCCGCTGCGGGCGCCGTCGTGCCCCCAGCGGGAGCCGCGCCACCGCCACCGGAGCCGCTGTCGGCGGGCGTCACGCCGCCGGGCGCACCGTTGGGGTCCGTCGTCGCGGGCTGCTGGACCCCGCCGGCACCACCGCAGTCCGCACCCTGCTTGTCGCAGGCGTCAGGCTGCGGCGCGTTCTGCGCCAGGAGGTTCACGTCGAGGTGCTTGCCGTCGAAGGTCGGGTTGCCGCAGTTGGCGATGTCGATGCTCTGCTCGTCGACCCCCGGGATCTTCGACACCTGCTCGAGGGCGGCCTGCACGAGGTTCACCGGCAGCGGGGAGTACCCGAGCTTGTCGGCGTCCTGCTGCCCCTCGCAGAGGAAGTAGTACGCGAACGCCCCGAGCGTCTTGCCCTTGTCGTTGTTGAACTTCCCGGCCACCTGCGTCGGCACGATGAAGTAGCTGTAGCTCGACAGCGGGTAGGTCCGCGGGTCCGGGTTGGTGTAGACGTCGCTCAGGTCCTGGGTCAGGTAGTGCGCCGGGTCGTTCTGGTTCGTGTTGATCTTCGCGGCCGTCAGCGCCACGGCGTCGTTCTGCGCCGTCGGCAGCGCGAAGTAGCCCGCCGCGTTGAGGATCTTGGCGACCGGGTAGCCGCTGAGCTTGGCGTAGGAGTACTCGTCGTAGCCGATCGTGCCGTCGTTCTCCTTGATGTACTCCGCCGACCCCGTCGAGCTGGACTGCGCGACGAAGCTCGAGTTGTCGGGGTAGGGGAAGAACGACGTGACGCCGCAGGAGGAGCGCTTCAGGGAGCCGCAGTAGGCGTTCCACTTGCTGGAGAACTGCTGGTTGAGCCAGGACGTGATCTCGGCCGTCGTGCCGGAGCCGTCACTGCGGGCGATGGGGATGATCGAGGAGTGCGGCAGCGCGACGCCGGGGTTGCTCGCCACGATCTCGGGGTCGTCCCAGTAGTGCACGTTGTTGGTGAAGATGTCCGCGACCGCCGCCTGGGTCAGCTTCAGGTTGGTGAAGAGCTGCCCGCCGATCTCCAGGTGGTACATGAACGCCGTGCCGCCGGCGACGATCGGCATGTACGCGTACGAGCCGGCCGGCGGGGTGACCTCGTTGGGGTCGTCGAACTTGTACGGGATCTCGGAGACGGCGAAGTCCACGGTGTTGTCGTGGAAGTTCTGCCGACCGGCCGAGGAGCCGTTGTCGTTGTAGTTGATGGAGATGCCCTGCTGCCGGATGTTCGCGATCCAGTCACTCAGCGCGTTGGCCGCCCAGCTCGAGCCGGAGCCGGTGATCGAGACGTAGTCGTCCGCCATGGCGGGGCCCGCGGACAGCAGGCCGACGGGCAGCAGCGCGGCGAGCACGACGACCAGCTTCAGGACCGCGGCACGCCGCCTCCGGCCGACCGCACCGGCGAGGTTCGTCCTCACGTCAACAGCTCCTAGTGCTTCTCGAAGACGACGGACAGACCAGCGTCGCCGTCAGTGGGGGTGTGACCCTCCGCGCGGAGGGTGAGCAGGGTGGTGATCCGCCGGTCGTCGCGCACCGAGCGGGTCGCGGCGCGGCGCCGCTGCCGGACGCTCTGGTGGCCCGGGCCGCGACCACCGAGCAGGCGGGCGATGACGAAGAGCACGAGGACGAGCGCGAGCAGGACCGCCGCGGCACCGAACGCCCGGGCGACCATGTTCGGGTCCGGCGAGTGCGCCATCTTGAAGACGAACAGCGGCAGTGAGACCTGCGGCTCCTGCAGCGGGTCCCAGTTGTAGGCGGTCGTGAAGCCCGCCGTGATGAGCACCGGCGACGTCTCCCCGATGCCGCGGGCCATGCCGAGGATCACGGCGGTGGCGAGACCGGAGCGCGCGGTGGGCAGCACGACGTACCGGACTGCCTGCCACTGCGGCGCTCCGAGCGCGTACGCCGCCTCGAGCAGTGTGCTCGGGACCAGGCGGAGCACGACCACGGCGGTGCGGATGATGATGGGCAGCATCTCGACCGACAGCGCCAGAGCTGCGGCGTGGCCGGAGAAGCGCAGTCCGAACGCCAGGATGTACGCCGCGTAGACGAAGAGCCCGGCCACGATCGACGGGAGCGCGGTCATGGCCTCGGTCAGCGTGCGGAGGAACATGCTGAGCTTGGTCCGGGTCTGCGTGATGTAGACCGCGGCGCTGATCCCGAGCGGGACCGTGAGCACGAGGGCGATGCTGATCTGCTCGGCGGTGCCGACGATCGCGTGGCCGATGCCCCCGCTGGTGAGCGGCGACAGGGGTGGCGTCGTCGTCATGTCCTGCGTGAAGAAGTTCCTGTGCATCAGGGCGGAGTGGCCCTGCCACCCGATGTAGACGAGGATCCCCACGAGGGCGCTGAGCACGACCAGCGCTGCTGTGTGCGCGAGCGCGGCGACGAGCCTGTCCTTGACGACGAGCGGGCCCTCGTCCAGCGAGACCAGCGTCCCGTAGAGCACGAGGAACAGCGCGTACGCCGTGGCGAGGAAGCCGATGGTGCCGCTGTACGGCCCGAGGTCGAACAGCAGCGCGGTGAGGCACGTCGCCGAGATCGCCGCACCGATGACGGCCAGCACGTCGGTCGAGCGGACGCTCCGGAGGTCGCGGCGCTCCTCGACGAGCAGGCGCGGCTCCTCGCGGACCTCGGGAGCGCGGGAGAGGGTCGGCGTGCTCACAGGTCCGCCGCCCCGGAGCGCGAGCGGGACACGATGACCGCAGCGAGCGAGTTCACGGCCAGCGTGACGAAGAAGAGCGTGAGCCCGGCCGCCATGAGCGCGGAGAGCGCGAGACCGTTGGCATCACCGAAGCGCAGCGCGATCAGCGACGAGATCGAGATGGCGCCCTTCTGCAGGATGTGCGGCTGGATGACGAAGACCGGCGACACGATCATGTAGACCGCGACGGTCTCCCCGAGCGCGCGGCCGAGGCCGAGCATCGTCCCGCCGATGATGCCGCCGAGGCCGTACGGCAGCACGACCGAGCGGATCATCCCCCAGCGCGTGGCCCCCAGCGCGTACGCGCCCTCGCGCTCTCCCAGCGGGGCCTGCTGGAAGACCTCGCGCATGATCGAGCTCATGATCGGCGTGAGCATGAAGCCGACGACGAGGCCGGCGTTGAAGGACGACGCGGTGTAGACCGTCCCGGTGGCCAGCGGGTTGCGCGGGTCGGCGCCGCTCACGTGGAAGAAGGGGAAGAAGCCGAAGTACGTCGCCAGCCACCGCGGCAGGCCGTCGCCCTGCGGCCCGTTGACCAGGATGTCCGGCTGCAGGAAGAACGCGCCGAAGATGCCGTAGACCACGCTGGGGATCGCGGCCATGAGGTCGACGAGGCTCACCAGCAGGCGGCGCAGGCCGCGCGGGGAGTACTCCGAGATGTAGAGCGCCGTGCCGAGCGAGAGCGGCAGGGCCACCACGATCGCGACGACCGCGATGATGAAGGTCCCGACGAGGATCGCGAGGACGCCGAACCTGCCGCCCTGCTCGGTGTGCCAGGACTGGGTGGTGAAGAAGGAGAACCCGGCCTTGCGCAGGGCCTCGCCTGCCCGCAGTGACAGGAAGGAGCCGATGAGCACCATGACGACGAGGACGACGAGGCCCGCGCCGAGCACGTAGCTGCGGAACGTCCGGTCAGCCGCCGTGGGCCGGTCGCGGAGCGTACGCCGCTGCTCGTCCGTGGACCCGGACGGGGGAACGGCGACCAGGGCGCTCAAGCCGACCGTCCCTGTCGCCGAGAGGACGAGGGCCGGACCCGTGCGCCGGGCCGGAGCACCGGGCGCGCGTCGGTGCGCCCGCGCTGCAGGTGGGTGTGCATGCGGTTCCTGTTCGTACGTGCGCCGGTGCCGGCGCGAGCGGGGAGGGACGGCGGCGCCTCAGGCAGAGCCGTCCCACCGGCTCCGAGGGTCGACCCGCGCCATGACCCGGGCGGGGCCCGCAGGTGTACGCCCGATGACGAGGCCGCAAGGCCTGCTGCGGGAAGGGACATCCGCGGTCGAACCCGCGCAGGTGGTCACGTCTCCGTCCGCACGGCCGGACGGCCCGCCATCCGCAGGTCGACCGTCGCGCGGACGGGGGCGTCGGGCTCGAGGAGCACGGCGGCCGGCGCCGCGGCGCGGAACCCGCTGAGGGCACTGGTCGCCTCGGTGCGCCGGGCGTAGCTGTGCGGGGCGCAGGCCAGCGGCTCGCCGGCAGCGGACACCAGCCGCCAGGTCCAGCGCCCCTCGGTGGGGATGACCGTCGCGGTCCCACCGGGCAGCTCGCGCAGCAGCCGACCGACCGCGCGGCGGCAGGCCTCGAGGTCGACCGAGGGGAGGGCGGCCCGCCCCAGCTCCCGGTTGTTGCCGGCGAGCAGGCGCCACTCCACGCCCGGCGCGACGGAGGCGCGGCGGGAGAAGAAGTGGAAGCGCGCAGCGCTCGTCATGGGTGGGGCTCCCGGGGTGTCGGGCCGGGCCCGGGCACGGGACGGTCCCGCCGGGTCGGCCCGAGCAGGCTGGCCGGGGCGGGACGCGCGCAGTCGTCGCCCGAGGGACCGACGGACGATCGGGACGTGAACACCAGTGCGCGACCGGGCAAAGCGGCCGAGCCGGACGCATCCCGGCCCGGGAACGCCACGAGGGCCCCCGGCGTGCGCCGGGGGCCCTCGGAGTCTCGCTGCTGCTGCGGACTAGCCGGTGAAGTCAGAGCACTTCACGGCGTCCGCGTCCTTGGCGCCGCCCGGCACCCACCGGACGTTGGCGAAGGCCGCCTGCATCGGGCCCTCGGTGTAGACGAGGAACGCGGTGTTGACGTTGGAGAAGTCCAGCCGGCCGTCGTCGAAGCACGACAGCGGGATCTTCACCGTCACCTTCTGGTTCAGCGGGAGCTTCCCGAAGAACGCCTTCGCCGGCACGTCGGAGAAGCACGGGTAGACGCAGTGGATGCTGATCGTCGTCGTGGCCGTGGGGGCCTGCTTGACGATCGTGTCGAACTCCAGCGCGCTGCCCGCGTTGAGGTAGCTGCTGAGGTCCGTCGGCTGCGGGCTCTGCAGGTAGTACTGGCCAGTCCCGGTCCAGGTGATGAGCCGGCCGTCCTGCTGCACGTCGACGTCCGTGGTGCGGGCGTTGATCGTGCTCTGCGAGGTGACGGCGTTCACGTCGTTGGGGACCTCGTTGCCGCCCCAGTTGTCCGGGCCGCCGATCCAGGCCCTGTACGGGTCGACCGAGCCGCGGTCGAAGAGCACCAGGTCGTCGGTCGCCGTCCCGCCGCCACCGGCCGGCGTGCAGCTGCCGGTCGAGGTCTCGTCCAGCTGCGGCACGGTCGCCTTGGAGCCGTAGGTCAGGCCGTAGCCCAGCGGGAACAGCGGGTCGTAGCCCTCCTGCCCGGCGTTGAGCGGCGTCTGGCAGGAGCCCTTCGGCCAGCTGTAGGACAGCTTGCCAGTGAAGTCGTAGCCGGACTTCACGAGCAGGTCGGCGACGCCCTGGCCCTCGGTGCCCGGCAGCCACGCGGCCACGAAGGCGTCCGAGCGGTTGAGCTCGTCGTTGACCCAGAGCGGGCGACCGCTGAGGAACACCGTCACGACGGGCTTGCCCTTGCCGGACACCTTGTCCAGCACGGCGAGGTCGGCCGGGTAGATCTTCGAGGCCTGCAGCGAGCGCTTGCCGATGTCACCGACGCCCTCGGCGTACGGCGTCTCGCCGACGACCGCGATGACGGCGTCGTACTTCGAGACGTCGACACCGTCGGCGGTCTCGGAGAAGGTGACGTGGTTGGTGCCGAGGGTCTTCTGGAGGCCGCCGAGGATCGACGTGCCGTTCGGGAAGTCGGCGTTGGTGTTGCCGGTGCCCTGCCAGCTGAGCGACCAGCCGCCGCTCTGGTTGGCGATGCTGTCGGCGCTCTTGCCGACGACGAGCACGCGGTCCGTACGCGGCAGCGGGAGGACGCTGCCGTTGTTCTTGAGCAGCACCAGGGACTCGCGCACCGCCTTGCGCGCGAGCGCCCGCGCGTCGAGCGCGTCGGGGTCACCGGCGTTCTTGCGCGCGGAGGGCATCGGCTCATCGAGGACGCCCGAGCGGACCTTCACCCGCAGGATGCGGGTCACCGCGTCGTCGATGCGCGACATCGGGATCTCGCCGTCGAGCACCTGCGCGGTGGTGTTGTCGATGAAGGCCTTCCAGTCCGCCGGCACCATGACGACGTCGATGCCCGCGTTGATGGCCTGCGGGCAGCTGGAGTTGGTGCAGCCGGCGACCTGGCCGATGCCGTTCCAGTCGGAGACGACCAGCCCGTCGAAGCCCATCTTGGTCTTGAGGATGTCGGTGAGGGCCTTCTTGCTGCCGTGGATCTTGCCCTCGGTGATGCCGGCGTCGGCGTTGGTCCAGCTGTTGAAGGAGGCCATCACCGTCTGGGTGCCCGCGGCGAGCGCGCCGTAGTAGCCCTGCGCGTGCAGGTTGCGCATGACGTCCTCGGTCGAGGAGTTGACGCCCTGGTCCTTGCCGCCGTCGGTGCCGCCGTCGCCCATGTAGTGCTTGGCCGTGGCGATGACGTCGTTCTTGCCGGGGCCGCTCGCCGAGCTGCCCTGCAGGCCGTCGACCGCGGCGAAGCCGTAGGCCCGGGTGATGCGCGGGTCCTCGGAGAAGCCCTCGTAGGTACGGCCCCAGCGGTCGTCCTGCGGCACCGCGATGGTGGGCGCGAACGCCCAGTCCTGGCCGGTGGAGCGGACCTGCTGGGCGGTCGCGTGCTCGACGTCGCGGACGAGGCACGGGTCGTGCGCCGCGCCCAGCGCGATGTTCTGCGGGAAGAGCGTCGCGCCGTAGACGTTGTTGTTGCCGTGGACGGCGTCGATGCCCCACATGACCGGGATGCGCGTCTGCGCGTTGCTCACGACCGACGCCTGCCAGTACGCGTCGGCCAGCGCCAGCCAGTCGGCCTGGGTCGCGTGCTTGTTGCCGCCGGGCCAGGAGCCGCCGCCGTTGAGCACCGAGCCGATGTGGTACTGCCGCACCTGGTCCGGCGTGATGGAGCCGATCTCCGGCTGCGTCATCTGGCCGATCTTCTCGGCGAGGGTCATCTTCGAGAGCAGCGAGGCGACCCTCGCCTCGACCGCCTTCGGGTCGGTCACCCGGCTCTGGACGTGCGGCCAGTCCTCGAGGTGGGGCAGCGTCGTCGGGATGACCGGGCAGCCGTTGGCGTCGAGGGCCGGCTGGCCGATGGTCGTGCTCGTGTCGTCCTGCGTCGCGGCCTGCTGCGTCGCCGACTGCTGGGTCGTCGCGGCGTGCGCGCTGCTCGCGAGCGGGGCCACCGCGCCGCTCGCGAGCAGGGCGATGCCGGTGACCAGGGCGCTGCGGGAGCGGCGCACCGCTCGGCGCCGTCTGCGGGTGGAGGGGGTCTCACGTGTCATTGGCGGTCCGTCCTTGGCCGTCGTGGCGGCGCGCCTCCCGCGCCGCGCGCCCGAATCCTGGTCCCCTCCTCCTCCCGCGTCAAGGTCTGCAGAAAGGGCTTTCACGGCGTTCCCCGCGTGACCGGTCACGCGGAGAACGCGCTTCCGCTGTGCAGCGCTCCGTCCTGCGCCACGATGTGGGCAGGAGCGGACCGCCGTCCGGAGGAGAGGAGGGAGCGTGGCCCCGCGCAGCACCACCCGCCCGGCCGTCCCGACGCTCGCCACCGTGGCCGCCGCGGCCGGCGTCTCCCCCGCCACCGCCTCGCGGGTCATCAACGGCAGCGCGCGGGTCTCCGACGGCCACCGCGCCGCCGTCGAGGCCGCCGTCGCCCGGCTCGGGTACGTCCCCAACCGCGCCGCGCGCAGCCTCGCCACCCGCCGCACGGGCGCCCTGGCGCTCGTCGTGCGCGAGCCGGTGTCCTTCGGGGTCAGCGACCCGTACCTCAGCACGTGCGTGATCGCCGCCAGCCAGGCGCTCGTGGGGACCGGCTCGCACCTCGTCGTCATGGTCGGCCGCGACGAGGAGGAGGCGGCGGCGGTCGGCGATTTCGTGCGCTCGGGCCACGTCGACGGGGTGCTGCTGCTCTCCGTGCACCGCGGCGACCCGCTGCCCGCGCAGCTGCAGGCCGTGGGCGTCCCGCTCGTGCTGGGCGGCCGCCCGCCGGACCCGCTCCCCGGCGCGGCGTACGTCGACGTCGACAACCTCGGTGGCGGCGCGTCGGCCGCGCGCCACCTGCTCGAGCGCGGTCGCCGCGTGGTCGCCGCCTTGGCGGGCCCCGCGGACATGCCGGCCGCCGCGGACCGGCTGCGCGGGTTCCGCACCGCCCTGCGCGAGGAGGGGCGGGACACGGGCCTCGTCGCGTACGCCCCCTTCACCCGTGCCGGCGGCGAGCGCGCCGTCCGCGAGCTGCTCGAGGCCGAGCCGGCGATCGACGCGGTCTTCGCCGGCAGCGACGTCATGGCCGCCGGCGCGCTGCGCGCGCTCGCCGACGCCGGGCGCCGGGTCCCCGACGACGTCGCGGTCGTGGGCTTCGACGACGTCGAGCTCGCGCGCTACACCGCGCCCGCGCTGACCACCGTGCGCCAGCCCACCGGCGAGCAGGTGCGGCTGCTGGTCGAGGCCCTGCTCGCGCAGGTGGAGGGGCGCGCGACCGCCGAGCCGGTGGTGCTGCCGACCGAGCTGGTCGTCCGCTCCTCGAGCTAGCCCGCGGCCCGGACGGCGTCGACGGCCTCGGCGACGCGCAGCGACTCGGACAGCGGCACGACGTACGCCGACTCGTCCCCGCGCACGCGGCGGGAGACGGCCGCGACCATGAGCTCGTACGGGTCGCACGGGGCGAAGCGCTCCACCCGGTCACCCACGGTCATCTCCGCGACCTCGAAGCGCGAGGTGAAGGCGGGGAAGCGCCACTCGAGCCGCGCCTCGCTCCCCTCGACCAGCACGCTCTGCTCGGGCGCGTCGCGCATGCCGAAGCGCACCTCGCCGACGGTCGCGCCGAGCTGCAGCCGCGCGGTCCCGCGCACGTCGACGCCCTCGGAGGTGCGGTCGAACGACGCCTCGACCCCGGCGAGCGGCGCCCAGCCTGCCGCCCAGAGCACGACGGAGACGCTGTAGCAGCCGACGTCGTAGAGCGCGCCGCCGCCCGCGCGCGGGTCGAAGCGGTAGTTCGCGCTGTCACCGCCCCCGCCCGTGAAGCCGGAGTACGCCCGGGTGACCTCGCCGAGCAGACCGGCCCGGACGAGCGCCTCGGTGCGGACGGTGCGCGGGTGCCAGCGGTACCACGAGGCCTCCACCGCGAGCAGCCCCGCGTCCTCCGCCTCGCTGGTGAGCAGCTGGACCTCGTCGGCGTCGAGCCCGAGCGGCTTCTCGCAGAGGACGTGCTTGCCCGCGGCGAGCGCCCGCCGCGCCCACGGCACGT
Proteins encoded in this region:
- a CDS encoding YegP family protein; translation: MTSAARFHFFSRRASVAPGVEWRLLAGNNRELGRAALPSVDLEACRRAVGRLLRELPGGTATVIPTEGRWTWRLVSAAGEPLACAPHSYARRTEATSALSGFRAAAPAAVLLEPDAPVRATVDLRMAGRPAVRTET
- a CDS encoding substrate-binding domain-containing protein; amino-acid sequence: MRTNLAGAVGRRRRAAVLKLVVVLAALLPVGLLSAGPAMADDYVSITGSGSSWAANALSDWIANIRQQGISINYNDNGSSAGRQNFHDNTVDFAVSEIPYKFDDPNEVTPPAGSYAYMPIVAGGTAFMYHLEIGGQLFTNLKLTQAAVADIFTNNVHYWDDPEIVASNPGVALPHSSIIPIARSDGSGTTAEITSWLNQQFSSKWNAYCGSLKRSSCGVTSFFPYPDNSSFVAQSSSTGSAEYIKENDGTIGYDEYSYAKLSGYPVAKILNAAGYFALPTAQNDAVALTAAKINTNQNDPAHYLTQDLSDVYTNPDPRTYPLSSYSYFIVPTQVAGKFNNDKGKTLGAFAYYFLCEGQQDADKLGYSPLPVNLVQAALEQVSKIPGVDEQSIDIANCGNPTFDGKHLDVNLLAQNAPQPDACDKQGADCGGAGGVQQPATTDPNGAPGGVTPADSGSGGGGAAPAGGTTAPAAAGGAAPGGGTAAGGAAAGAGGAAAGGTVAGAKPGTTGAAGGTTTVVDPNTGEVKTVPTGGGSGSGGGGAAAGSPTKTVVDPETGEVKTVPVSAATGSSATGGGTVGTAGASAAAGAVAGASGTVAGGGTVLAGAVPVSTSTSLSGGVGTNALIALLALTLVLTVAAPPLVARLVSKRRSS
- a CDS encoding glycoside hydrolase family 3 protein, which translates into the protein MRRSRSALVTGIALLASGAVAPLASSAHAATTQQSATQQAATQDDTSTTIGQPALDANGCPVIPTTLPHLEDWPHVQSRVTDPKAVEARVASLLSKMTLAEKIGQMTQPEIGSITPDQVRQYHIGSVLNGGGSWPGGNKHATQADWLALADAYWQASVVSNAQTRIPVMWGIDAVHGNNNVYGATLFPQNIALGAAHDPCLVRDVEHATAQQVRSTGQDWAFAPTIAVPQDDRWGRTYEGFSEDPRITRAYGFAAVDGLQGSSASGPGKNDVIATAKHYMGDGGTDGGKDQGVNSSTEDVMRNLHAQGYYGALAAGTQTVMASFNSWTNADAGITEGKIHGSKKALTDILKTKMGFDGLVVSDWNGIGQVAGCTNSSCPQAINAGIDVVMVPADWKAFIDNTTAQVLDGEIPMSRIDDAVTRILRVKVRSGVLDEPMPSARKNAGDPDALDARALARKAVRESLVLLKNNGSVLPLPRTDRVLVVGKSADSIANQSGGWSLSWQGTGNTNADFPNGTSILGGLQKTLGTNHVTFSETADGVDVSKYDAVIAVVGETPYAEGVGDIGKRSLQASKIYPADLAVLDKVSGKGKPVVTVFLSGRPLWVNDELNRSDAFVAAWLPGTEGQGVADLLVKSGYDFTGKLSYSWPKGSCQTPLNAGQEGYDPLFPLGYGLTYGSKATVPQLDETSTGSCTPAGGGGTATDDLVLFDRGSVDPYRAWIGGPDNWGGNEVPNDVNAVTSQSTINARTTDVDVQQDGRLITWTGTGQYYLQSPQPTDLSSYLNAGSALEFDTIVKQAPTATTTISIHCVYPCFSDVPAKAFFGKLPLNQKVTVKIPLSCFDDGRLDFSNVNTAFLVYTEGPMQAAFANVRWVPGGAKDADAVKCSDFTG
- the pstA gene encoding phosphate ABC transporter permease PstA; translated protein: MSTPTLSRAPEVREEPRLLVEERRDLRSVRSTDVLAVIGAAISATCLTALLFDLGPYSGTIGFLATAYALFLVLYGTLVSLDEGPLVVKDRLVAALAHTAALVVLSALVGILVYIGWQGHSALMHRNFFTQDMTTTPPLSPLTSGGIGHAIVGTAEQISIALVLTVPLGISAAVYITQTRTKLSMFLRTLTEAMTALPSIVAGLFVYAAYILAFGLRFSGHAAALALSVEMLPIIIRTAVVVLRLVPSTLLEAAYALGAPQWQAVRYVVLPTARSGLATAVILGMARGIGETSPVLITAGFTTAYNWDPLQEPQVSLPLFVFKMAHSPDPNMVARAFGAAAVLLALVLVLFVIARLLGGRGPGHQSVRQRRRAATRSVRDDRRITTLLTLRAEGHTPTDGDAGLSVVFEKH
- the pstC gene encoding phosphate ABC transporter permease subunit PstC encodes the protein MSALVAVPPSGSTDEQRRTLRDRPTAADRTFRSYVLGAGLVVLVVMVLIGSFLSLRAGEALRKAGFSFFTTQSWHTEQGGRFGVLAILVGTFIIAVVAIVVALPLSLGTALYISEYSPRGLRRLLVSLVDLMAAIPSVVYGIFGAFFLQPDILVNGPQGDGLPRWLATYFGFFPFFHVSGADPRNPLATGTVYTASSFNAGLVVGFMLTPIMSSIMREVFQQAPLGEREGAYALGATRWGMIRSVVLPYGLGGIIGGTMLGLGRALGETVAVYMIVSPVFVIQPHILQKGAISISSLIALRFGDANGLALSALMAAGLTLFFVTLAVNSLAAVIVSRSRSGAADL